DNA sequence from the Oscillospiraceae bacterium genome:
TGGCGCAGCCCGCATACGGTGCGCAGTACTGCATCAAAATCGAGTCGCCCGCAGTCGCCGAGACGACCACGGTATAGTCCATGGCGCCCATCTGCTGGAAGGTGCTGACCAGCTGAGCAACCGTCGAGGCCTTCTGGCCGACGGCGACATAGACGCAGATCACGTCTTTGCCCTTCTGGTTCAATATCGTATCGATCGCAATCGCGGTTTTACCGGTTTGGCGGTCGCCGATGATCAGTTCGCGCTGACCGCGTCCGATCGGAATCATCGAGTCAATAGCCAGCAGTCCGGTCATCAGCGGTTTGTTGACCTTGCTGCGCTCAATGATGGTGGGTGCCGGAGATTCCAGCGGGCGGACATGCTGATATTCGATGGAGCCGCGATCGTCGATCGGATTGCCGAACGAATCGATTACGCGCCCGATCAAATTGTCCCCGACGGGCACGCTTGCGACCAGACCGGTGGTCTGCGCCTCGTCGCCCTCCGAGATATCGTCTTCACTCGCCAGCAAAATAGCCCAGACGCCCTCGTCGTTCATCAAGTTAAAAGCCATGGCAACGCCGCCGTTGGGCAAAGCCAGCAGTTCACCGTATTCGCAGTCGGGGAGGCCGTCGATTTTGATAATCCCGTCGCCCGAATAATATACTTTTCCCACGCTGCGAACCTGTGGTTTAAAATCAAAGCCGTGAAATTGTTTTTTGAGACCTTTGATAAGATCCCCCGTGGATATCTCCATGGCGCTTTTTCCGTCCCGCGCCTTAATTTGAGGTTTGCCGGAGATCGTCCCCAGTTGGGAATCAATGCTCATGTTGATCACACGTTCGTCGACTTTTACGACAAATCCCCCGATAATCGAAGGATCCACCGTCCGTTTCCAGTTGATGCCGCTCTCGTGTAAAAAGGCCTCCGCGCGCTCATAGATATGTTTCGCGGTTTTATCATCAATACTCACGGCAGTGGTCACAATTCCGGATTTCTCCATGCCGTTATTCTCCTAATTAAACTTGTCGACATATCGGTTGATCATGTCGATTTGTTCGGATTC
Encoded proteins:
- the atpA gene encoding F0F1 ATP synthase subunit alpha, which codes for MEKSGIVTTAVSIDDKTAKHIYERAEAFLHESGINWKRTVDPSIIGGFVVKVDERVINMSIDSQLGTISGKPQIKARDGKSAMEISTGDLIKGLKKQFHGFDFKPQVRSVGKVYYSGDGIIKIDGLPDCEYGELLALPNGGVAMAFNLMNDEGVWAILLASEDDISEGDEAQTTGLVASVPVGDNLIGRVIDSFGNPIDDRGSIEYQHVRPLESPAPTIIERSKVNKPLMTGLLAIDSMIPIGRGQRELIIGDRQTGKTAIAIDTILNQKGKDVICVYVAVGQKASTVAQLVSTFQQMGAMDYTVVVSATAGDSILMQYCAPYAGCAIAEEFMRQGKDVLIVYDDLSKHAVAYRTLSLLLHRPPGREAYPGDVFYLHSRLLERASKLSDELGGGSMTALPIVETMEGDISAYIPTNVISITDGQIVLESELFFSGVRPAVNVGLSVSRVGGSAQTKAMRKVSGKLRLDLAQYRELEVFSQFSSDLDSSTQQQLAQGVRLTEVLKQEQYQPLSMENQVMLLYSVENKLLSDIALNQIEDFKTGFFHFMTTKHPGIGNKIAQTGEFTDETVAALKKAVEEFKKGFLAGRKTEKQQP